Proteins co-encoded in one Candidatus Poribacteria bacterium genomic window:
- a CDS encoding HNH endonuclease produces MWCSRIGRWATLTVDHYHPTIHGGTNDDENLVYCCPRCNEHKGAYWHEVQIPHLRLLHPLEDNLTLHLREQQNAELIGETPEGAFYIQRLRLNRPQLIEHRRRKHADQKRMKSRCCVNRYPIYNKS; encoded by the coding sequence TTGTGGTGTTCACGAATCGGACGTTGGGCAACGCTGACAGTAGACCATTACCATCCAACAATCCACGGCGGCACAAACGATGATGAAAATCTCGTTTACTGTTGTCCCCGATGTAACGAACACAAAGGGGCATATTGGCACGAAGTTCAAATTCCACACCTTCGCTTACTTCATCCACTTGAAGACAACCTAACTTTGCATCTTCGTGAACAGCAGAACGCGGAACTCATTGGAGAAACTCCTGAAGGGGCGTTTTACATTCAACGCTTACGTTTGAATCGTCCTCAACTTATTGAACACCGTCGTCGTAAACATGCAGATCAAAAAAGAATGAAGTCAAGATGCTGCGTCAACAGATATCCGATTTACAACAAGAGTTAG
- a CDS encoding class I SAM-dependent methyltransferase has product MQSKKSQESQKLLDSIREKYNQTDELDRRKEEAEYGLGEHEQAFVEKFPEGSRLLDIGCASGRLCLALAKLGYAVTGIDVAEKQIAQAQRIAEKESIDITFLHCEPSTLPFPDASFAAAFMGNVYCYIPHRAARIAFLEEVARILYPKGQLFLSNSVLDGLVDSYEPTYDENYNQFASNYETLEKGDNFWLEEQPIYVHYFFSDDLKAELEESPFRLLNSSVENEQVRCVLQRNELG; this is encoded by the coding sequence ATGCAAAGCAAAAAATCACAAGAATCTCAAAAATTACTGGACTCCATAAGAGAAAAATACAACCAAACCGATGAGCTTGACCGTCGTAAAGAGGAGGCAGAATACGGTTTGGGAGAGCATGAGCAGGCGTTTGTTGAGAAGTTCCCAGAAGGCAGCCGCCTGCTTGACATCGGTTGTGCGTCTGGACGGTTATGCCTTGCCCTTGCGAAACTCGGATACGCCGTCACCGGTATAGATGTTGCCGAGAAACAGATAGCACAGGCACAACGGATTGCTGAAAAAGAGAGCATTGACATAACATTTCTACATTGCGAACCATCGACACTCCCGTTTCCCGATGCGTCTTTTGCAGCGGCTTTTATGGGGAACGTCTACTGTTATATCCCACATCGTGCAGCACGGATTGCGTTTTTAGAAGAAGTCGCACGGATACTCTATCCCAAGGGGCAACTGTTTCTGTCTAATTCGGTCCTTGATGGTCTTGTTGACAGTTACGAGCCAACGTATGATGAGAATTATAACCAATTTGCTTCAAACTATGAGACGTTAGAAAAAGGTGATAATTTTTGGTTAGAAGAACAACCGATTTACGTGCACTATTTCTTTTCAGATGATCTCAAAGCCGAGTTGGAAGAATCACCATTTCGACTACTCAATTCTTCTGTAGAAAATGAGCAAGTTCGGTGTGTGTTGCAGAGGAATGAATTAGGTTAG
- a CDS encoding carbon starvation protein A, producing MNTLIIAVLSFIGFIVAYHTYGKWLARKIFGLDAKATVPSQELRDDVDYIPTKKEIIFGHHFTSIAGTGPIVGPAIAVFWGWLPALLWVVLGSVFIGAVHDFGALVVSLRNRGQSVGEVAGRMIGPRAKFLFLFVLFMGLTIVLAVFGLVIALIFSYYPESVLSVWIEIPLAVAIGLWIYRRGGNILVPSIIALGIMYIGMAVGAYLLPIDLGHWFGIPLLGQTYLNVVVIWTLVLFVYCFIASVLPVWTLLQPRDFINSHELVLALLLLILGLAVAGFTGSADLVASAPAVASDIPPDAPPIWPFLFITIACGAVSGFHCMVSSGTSSKQVASEGDAQYVGYGAMLLEGGLAVIVILACCAGIGMGIFNRTGTGANYTFQPIVKAESAAPLANQEAWKTRYATSTVVTNPDGTTRVVGGWASHTLKAKVSAFVDGGGNFLASLGIPLKMSISIMAVLVASFAATTLDTATRLQRYVIHELAQTVNIKPLTNRYIATAFALVLAAAVALLQGAGGPGSGGLTLWPLFGATNQLLAGLAFMVIVFYLLRRDKPIWFAFLPMLVMLVMPAWAMLHQMFNPETGWLFTGQYLLFGFGVAVEVLQIWMVAEGVIAWRNARGNYPELPPLETVAAD from the coding sequence ATGAATACACTGATAATTGCGGTCTTGAGTTTTATTGGCTTCATCGTCGCCTATCATACTTATGGCAAATGGTTGGCGAGAAAAATTTTCGGCTTGGACGCGAAAGCAACGGTGCCGAGTCAAGAATTACGAGACGATGTAGACTACATTCCCACGAAAAAAGAGATTATCTTTGGACATCACTTTACCAGCATTGCGGGTACGGGTCCGATTGTGGGTCCGGCGATTGCTGTTTTTTGGGGGTGGTTGCCAGCGTTGCTCTGGGTTGTTCTCGGTTCGGTGTTTATTGGTGCTGTTCACGACTTTGGTGCACTTGTTGTCTCACTGCGGAATCGGGGGCAGAGCGTCGGCGAAGTTGCGGGCAGAATGATTGGTCCGCGGGCCAAATTTCTCTTTCTTTTTGTCCTCTTTATGGGTTTGACCATCGTCCTCGCTGTCTTCGGTTTGGTCATTGCCCTTATTTTTTCCTACTATCCTGAATCTGTCCTCTCCGTTTGGATAGAAATTCCGCTTGCCGTCGCTATCGGTCTCTGGATCTATCGTCGAGGCGGTAACATCCTCGTGCCATCCATTATTGCCCTCGGCATCATGTATATCGGCATGGCAGTTGGTGCTTACCTCCTACCGATTGACTTGGGACATTGGTTCGGCATCCCGCTCCTCGGACAAACCTATTTGAACGTCGTTGTCATCTGGACACTGGTGCTCTTTGTCTACTGCTTCATTGCCTCAGTGTTGCCTGTCTGGACACTCCTGCAACCGAGAGATTTCATCAATAGCCACGAGTTGGTATTGGCACTGCTGCTACTTATACTCGGACTTGCTGTCGCTGGATTCACGGGCAGCGCAGATTTAGTGGCATCCGCACCGGCTGTCGCCTCCGACATTCCACCCGACGCACCACCGATCTGGCCCTTCCTTTTCATTACCATTGCGTGTGGTGCTGTTAGCGGTTTCCACTGCATGGTGAGTTCCGGTACGTCGAGCAAACAGGTAGCGTCTGAAGGCGACGCACAATACGTCGGCTATGGTGCGATGCTGCTTGAAGGGGGTCTTGCTGTTATTGTTATCCTCGCCTGCTGTGCTGGTATCGGTATGGGAATTTTCAATCGGACTGGCACTGGTGCAAACTATACATTCCAACCCATTGTTAAGGCAGAAAGCGCAGCCCCGCTTGCCAATCAAGAGGCGTGGAAAACCCGTTACGCGACAAGCACGGTGGTAACAAACCCTGATGGCACAACGCGGGTCGTTGGTGGTTGGGCAAGCCATACTCTCAAGGCAAAGGTGAGTGCATTTGTTGACGGAGGTGGAAACTTTCTCGCATCCCTTGGGATTCCACTTAAGATGAGCATTTCGATTATGGCGGTACTTGTTGCGAGTTTCGCGGCAACAACGCTCGATACAGCGACGCGATTGCAACGCTATGTCATCCACGAACTGGCACAAACTGTTAACATCAAACCGTTGACAAATCGTTATATCGCAACTGCGTTTGCGTTAGTGCTCGCTGCTGCTGTCGCCTTGCTACAGGGGGCGGGTGGACCTGGGAGTGGTGGATTGACGCTCTGGCCCCTTTTCGGAGCGACGAATCAACTCTTAGCGGGATTAGCGTTTATGGTCATCGTTTTTTATCTCCTGCGTCGCGATAAGCCTATCTGGTTCGCATTTCTCCCGATGCTTGTCATGCTCGTTATGCCAGCGTGGGCAATGCTCCATCAGATGTTCAACCCAGAGACGGGCTGGCTCTTCACTGGTCAATATCTACTCTTCGGATTCGGTGTCGCTGTTGAAGTGTTGCAGATATGGATGGTTGCTGAAGGGGTCATTGCATGGCGAAACGCGCGTGGGAATTACCCAGAACTTCCGCCATTGGAAACCGTCGCTGCTGATTAA
- a CDS encoding isochorismatase family protein: MKTLDLRVRYFQDSTPADEPCLETAFIRREFEMPLPVDETALVLVDLWNVHFIESWIERAARITKECVVPVLDAARRAGLTIVHAPSPPVAEQYPQLQRHKPPEPSVPSAWPPAAFRSREGDYTVYRGPRSQPPGIGVHWDKLADQLSVSPAIDVSPEEFVIATGQQLHELLEERRILHLIFAGFATNWCVLGRDYGIRSMARYGYNIVLLRDATTGVEFPDTYGNLFTTEIAIREVEQQYGFSASNADFFAAVEGLSA, from the coding sequence GTGAAAACCTTAGATTTACGTGTCCGTTACTTTCAGGATAGCACACCAGCAGATGAACCGTGCCTTGAAACCGCCTTCATCCGCCGTGAGTTTGAGATGCCGTTACCAGTTGATGAGACCGCTTTGGTGCTCGTTGATCTCTGGAATGTGCATTTCATCGAGAGTTGGATAGAACGCGCCGCACGGATAACGAAGGAATGCGTTGTGCCAGTCTTAGACGCTGCGCGGCGAGCGGGCTTGACAATCGTGCATGCCCCTTCGCCGCCGGTGGCGGAGCAGTATCCGCAACTCCAACGTCACAAACCCCCTGAACCGTCTGTACCTTCGGCGTGGCCCCCCGCTGCCTTCCGAAGTCGAGAGGGGGACTATACCGTTTACCGCGGTCCCCGCAGTCAACCGCCGGGGATCGGCGTGCATTGGGACAAACTCGCAGACCAACTTTCTGTCTCTCCTGCGATTGATGTGAGCCCCGAAGAGTTTGTTATCGCAACAGGACAGCAGCTCCATGAACTGCTGGAAGAACGGCGTATCTTGCATCTGATCTTCGCCGGTTTCGCAACGAATTGGTGTGTCTTGGGCAGGGATTACGGTATCCGTTCGATGGCGCGGTATGGATATAACATCGTGCTACTCCGCGATGCTACAACGGGTGTAGAGTTTCCCGATACTTACGGTAACCTGTTCACAACAGAGATCGCCATTCGGGAGGTGGAGCAGCAGTACGGGTTCAGTGCATCAAACGCCGATTTCTTCGCGGCGGTTGAGGGACTTTCAGCGTAA